CAGGGTTATATTTACATTTTACATTTACATTTATATTACTGTCGAATAATGCTAGTGTTTAGAACCTATGTTCTTAGTTTTTGATTGTCTACATCTTTAAAAAGAGTATAGATATGGGATAATATGATGAGGAAACTATGAGTTCCCTCCTAGAATAGGGGCAAAGATTCTGGAGAAAGCTTTTCTACTCCATCTGCTATGACACAAGCTATTATACTCTAATGAAAATGTGCTCTTAGTACCTCATCCAGTTTTCCCAATTGGAGTTGCAGCAATGGCAGATGAAATGTTAAACATCATGCAGATTTTatactttcattcaatttaaaaactcctattttctttccttctttagttttttttttctttttttttgggggggggggttaaAAAGATGAATACCTAGAGCTTCTATCAATGGCTAACATTCATTCATTTATATGAAGATTAAATATTACTGAATTATGCCTTGAATATTAACAATTTTTGTGTTCAGAAATTTTATAACTATtgttaatatttcaaaattcaaaagaaaaatgttacatgaaaaacaaaagaagaagaagaaaacgcaATCCTAGGCCTCCAGTGCATGAAAAGGTGCATTGAAAAATAGTAAAGCTACTTAGAGACCTGAGTATTTGAAGGCAGAAATGGCAGCTCGGACCTCCCAGGGTAAAGAGACAGATTCGCCATGCAGCTCTCTGCAAAATATTGAATTGTGTAATGGGAAGCTTGTCAAAACCCCTTTCCAAACAAATCATTTGAATTGTAATTACAACATGAAAGAATGACTGTAAACCCAGACAGAAGTAACTTACGTGCTCCAGACTTCAAAACACCTTGATAAAGTGATCCCTGCATCAGTTTAGCAGCATCCACAGCAAAAGGTTCATCAATGTTCAGTGATTTAGCTGCCACGCCAATTTGAACAATACATTGGCAGTCATAAACAATAACTAGAGACTTGCAGCATGTTACGGCAGAAAGAGATTCCCACACCCTGTAAACAACAAACaacataaatatttcattttcaaaacagAAGACAAGAAATAAATATGTTTATTCTTTGAATATCCTTTATTGTGAAGAAAGCAAAGCATCTTATGTTAGCCAATTTAAGATTGTCTCACCCAACTGAAAAACAAATGAATAAACAATGATGTGTTAAGTGTTTGTTAACCTTCTTTCAACAATTTCAAGCAAGCAACGCCACCATCTCAAATAATTTATTACTCCCTCCTCTGGAAATTGAATGTCCATcttaccatttataatgatttaaaaCAAAATCAACTTTACCAAAATGGAAAAAAACTGTCTAATGTTACCCCTCATTGAAGTACAAACTTTAGGAGGGCACTCTAGTTTTTACAACTTTTAAGCACAATAGTTATACAGCAAAGACAAAATACCTCATCCTAAAATCTTGTGCATTTGAAAACTGgtaatttaatttgatatgaaGTATTTTTTCAACTCTGAAGCATAACCATTTGTCCATTTAGAGCTCTACCAAATACAGAAATCAAAGTATTTATAAATTAGAGAAAATgcttattcagattctggaatcATAAAGAATTTGGGTACAAACTTGATTTACGAACCATTGCATTGAGTATCTTATGCAACTCCTGAAAGTAATGTACATTTTATTTTCTCCTGTTCAGAGACGTAAAATTGATTTACTGGAAATCCACAAAGTTAAAGAACAAAGTTAGCAAAAGGATACCCAAGTGATCAATGGATTTACGCCAAAATTATCTCTAGCAAAGTACGGAGCCCAGTCTAAGCGATTGATATTATTCTGGGTTAAAATAGAAATATTATACATCATAGTTGGTATAAACTCCCAGAATTAACGAACCCACCCATTGGAAAGCCATACACTTAAGACAAACCAAGTAAAAGGAGCAAAGAGAAGCGAGGAATACCAAAGTATCTCAGAAACAACTGATTCAGGAAGGTGAGAATAAATTTCTTGGCATTCCACTCCTTGAGGCTCTACCTGATATTAGCAATCAAGAACACATTATCTAAGAGAGGAAGGGGGAATAAAGAACTACCTACTGAACTAATCAACTTAATTAAAGTGCATGTGCCTGAATTTCTTTTGGGGATGATGGGGTTACTCTCAATACTCTTACCATTCAATTTCTGATGCAAATGAACATTCCCCATGTATGCATATTTGTGGAAGAAATAAGAACAGGAAAAAAGTATAGACAGGCCTTTACCGGAGTGATGGATTTTGGTCGGATTG
The genomic region above belongs to Gossypium hirsutum isolate 1008001.06 chromosome D05, Gossypium_hirsutum_v2.1, whole genome shotgun sequence and contains:
- the LOC107903687 gene encoding protein COFACTOR ASSEMBLY OF COMPLEX C SUBUNIT B CCB4, chloroplastic isoform X2 gives rise to the protein MEAGRILQIGIPWITWRSPPRLPNFPRYICASSIQRGSYKGPKPGRDWIADWVSKNDDAVRSMPIYVGGASLLAVLFNRAISGIAPVADASSSQSRADLLTLGLAVTNVLTGLVWLSIRPKSITPVEPQGVECQEIYSHLPESVVSEILWVWESLSAVTCCKSLVIVYDCQCIVQIGVAAKSLNIDEPFAVDAAKLMQGSLYQGVLKSGAQSCMANLSLYPGRSELPFLPSNTQ